The region GAGCAACAGCCTCCAGAGTCTCAAGAAGTGGAAGGAAATGCAGAACCACCCGTTCTTATGGAGACGGGAGTGGTGGAAGAACCAGTTGTTGAGGAGATGGCTGTCGTCGTAGAGCCAGAGGCAGAACCTGAACCTGAGCCTCAGCCTGAGCCTGAGCCCGAGGCTGAGCCTGAGCCCGAGGCTGAGCCCGAGGCTGAGCCTGAGCCAGAGCCCGAGCCTGAGGTGGTTGTTTCGAATGAGACACACGGCGAACCTCCCAGCTCACCAGTTGTCGTGCCAGTTCAACCTACGCTTTCCGTATCCCTACGTAGAGGACACAGAAGGGCTCGCAGCCGCAGTTCGGAACCATGCAGAACCCGGGCTCGTACAGCCAGAAGCCGCTCCCCTCTTCGATTAGATCAGCTCGAAGAGCTCCCCAATCCCCGCTTAGCTGAAACTTCTCAAGGCCCCAGCACCGATATCAGCACTCCACCCGCGCCTCAAGTGGAAGGTAGTTCTCGGACTCGACAGCATGTTGTTTCTAGACAAAGTGCTGCTGAGAGGGATAGTCAGCAGTCCCAGCCTGAAACTGAACAAACGCCTGAGAGCCAAAGTGTTTCCTCTAATGAAGGAGAAAGTGGCGTCGAAGGGGGTGCAACGGGACGACGGCCCCCTACTATCATGCTTGATCTCCAGGTGCGTCGCGTGCGTCCCGGCGAGTATCGCCAAAGGGACAGCATTGCCAGTCGGACCCGTTCGCGCTCGCAGAACTCAAACAACACGTTTCTGTATGAAAGTGAGCGTGGTGGATTTCGTAGGACTTTCTCCCGCTCGGAGCGCGCCGGTGTGCGAACCTACGTCAGCACAATTCGCATCCCTATCCGCAGAATCTCGGATGCGGGTTTGGGAGAGGCGACTTCAATGGCTCTCCAGTCTATGATTCGACAGATCATGACGGGCTTCGGCGAGCTCGGCTACCTCATGGATTCAGACTCTGATTCTTCCGATTCCAATCGTGCAGCCAATGCATCGGCAGATTTGGCTGAAAACTCCAATAACCCCGACGCTAGCACTCCCGAGGCTCCCGTTGTTGACGAACCACCCGCGGTCGCCGGTGTCAGGGCAAGGACGGTTGAGACCGATATGGATGAAGGACTTGCCGCTGCTCCACCGGCACCCGGCGGTCGGGCTCGACCCCGACCGCCCATCAACCTCGAGGAGCCAAGCTCATTGCCCCTTCTTCGATTGGCTCACTTCTTTCTCTTAAATGACGAAGATGAGGACCAACCCCAAGGGCTGACCAAAGAACAGATCGACAACCTTGCCATGCGCAACTTTGGCGAGAGTGACGCCTTGAAGACTTGCAGTGTGTGTATAACAGAGTATGCGGAAGGAAACAAGCTCCGTAAGCTTC is a window of Syngnathus typhle isolate RoL2023-S1 ecotype Sweden linkage group LG1, RoL_Styp_1.0, whole genome shotgun sequence DNA encoding:
- the rlim gene encoding E3 ubiquitin-protein ligase RNF12-B, with translation MEGSDSSEQNGSDQPESQRRRQLDRLGREEAFYQFVNNLSDEDYRLMRDNNLLGTPGEATEDELFSRLQNIKNGAEQQSNTPRTENVEEPIEQPETSEDPANGDSLLEWLNTVRRTGNTTRTGHRGNQSWRAVSQTNPNSGDFRFSLEISVNRTLAEQQAAAQGEQQPPESQEVEGNAEPPVLMETGVVEEPVVEEMAVVVEPEAEPEPEPQPEPEPEAEPEPEAEPEAEPEPEPEPEVVVSNETHGEPPSSPVVVPVQPTLSVSLRRGHRRARSRSSEPCRTRARTARSRSPLRLDQLEELPNPRLAETSQGPSTDISTPPAPQVEGSSRTRQHVVSRQSAAERDSQQSQPETEQTPESQSVSSNEGESGVEGGATGRRPPTIMLDLQVRRVRPGEYRQRDSIASRTRSRSQNSNNTFLYESERGGFRRTFSRSERAGVRTYVSTIRIPIRRISDAGLGEATSMALQSMIRQIMTGFGELGYLMDSDSDSSDSNRAANASADLAENSNNPDASTPEAPVVDEPPAVAGVRARTVETDMDEGLAAAPPAPGGRARPRPPINLEEPSSLPLLRLAHFFLLNDEDEDQPQGLTKEQIDNLAMRNFGESDALKTCSVCITEYAEGNKLRKLPCSHEYHVHCIDRWLSENSTCPICRRAVLVSTNRESVV